From the genome of Halomonas sp. I5-271120, one region includes:
- a CDS encoding lysophospholipid acyltransferase family protein, with amino-acid sequence MAFAEDIDITGGTLMLDIERLIDDKYPALNGRAPLVRQPAMGLLRRLMHEDEVNDFLARHRDAGPFEFVDHVLEHFRFSYMASARDRCNIPSEGRVVIVANHPLGTLDGLALLKLVGEVRRDVKVMVNDLLWEFVPLRPLLLPVDNLTGKGYRKTARAGNEALMAEQAVIVFPAGEVSRAGPSGIKDGPWLSGFLHLARKANAPILPVHVGGRNSALFYSLSMIYRPLGGLLLVNEMFKKHAMDLPIRIGEPIPLARFDLPTLPNRTKLKLLRKHVYRLAKNRSPLFVTERPIAHPEPRQALRAELDQAQCLGMTKEGMRILLHDYRADSVVMRELGRLRELTFRRVGEGTGEHRDLDDYDRHYQHLLVWDDKAMEIAGAYRLARVGEVLNTHGVEGLYSASLFDCSGEWLASVGEGIELGRSFVQPRYWGRRSLDLLWFGIGAYLKANPSIAWMVGPVSLSNAIPRAALELLVYYYQHYYGANESGVRARAPFRVSSATVEEASALFCHEDAVADFKVLKQQLGMHGVTVPALYKHYTELCTSGGVQFLDFSVDADFGYCVDGLVRVEVAKVKAKKRARYMGE; translated from the coding sequence GAGGATATCGACATCACCGGAGGAACCCTGATGCTCGATATCGAACGCCTGATCGACGACAAGTACCCCGCCCTCAATGGTCGCGCGCCCCTGGTGCGCCAGCCAGCCATGGGGTTGTTGCGACGCTTGATGCATGAGGATGAGGTCAACGACTTTCTGGCGCGGCACCGCGACGCTGGCCCTTTCGAGTTCGTAGATCATGTGCTGGAGCATTTCCGCTTCAGCTACATGGCCTCGGCCAGGGATCGATGCAACATCCCCAGCGAAGGGCGAGTCGTGATCGTCGCCAACCATCCGCTGGGGACCCTGGATGGCCTGGCGCTGCTCAAGCTGGTGGGAGAGGTGCGCCGCGACGTCAAGGTGATGGTCAACGATCTGCTGTGGGAGTTCGTGCCGCTGCGGCCCTTGCTGCTGCCGGTCGACAACCTGACCGGCAAGGGGTACCGGAAGACTGCGCGCGCCGGAAATGAAGCGCTGATGGCAGAGCAAGCGGTCATCGTCTTCCCCGCCGGTGAGGTGTCCCGGGCAGGGCCCTCGGGGATCAAGGATGGTCCCTGGCTTAGTGGTTTCCTGCACCTGGCCCGCAAGGCGAATGCCCCGATCCTGCCGGTGCATGTGGGCGGGCGCAATTCCGCGTTGTTCTATTCGCTTTCGATGATCTATCGCCCGCTGGGCGGGCTGCTGCTGGTCAATGAGATGTTCAAGAAGCACGCCATGGATCTGCCTATCCGAATCGGGGAGCCCATTCCCCTGGCGCGCTTCGATTTGCCGACGCTGCCCAACCGCACCAAGCTCAAGCTGCTGCGCAAGCACGTCTATCGGCTAGCCAAGAATCGCTCTCCGCTTTTTGTCACCGAACGGCCGATCGCTCACCCGGAGCCGCGCCAGGCCTTGCGTGCCGAGCTGGATCAGGCGCAGTGCCTGGGTATGACCAAGGAGGGCATGCGGATTCTTCTGCACGACTATCGCGCGGACTCGGTGGTGATGCGCGAGTTGGGGCGATTGCGCGAGCTGACCTTCAGACGCGTGGGAGAGGGGACCGGTGAGCACCGTGATCTGGATGACTATGACCGCCATTATCAGCACCTGCTGGTATGGGACGACAAGGCCATGGAGATAGCCGGTGCCTACCGTCTGGCGAGGGTCGGTGAGGTATTGAACACCCATGGCGTCGAAGGCCTCTATTCGGCGTCGTTATTCGACTGTTCAGGGGAGTGGCTGGCGAGTGTCGGTGAGGGTATCGAGCTGGGGCGCAGCTTCGTGCAGCCTCGCTACTGGGGGCGGCGCAGTCTGGACCTGCTCTGGTTTGGCATCGGCGCCTACTTGAAGGCTAATCCGTCGATCGCCTGGATGGTCGGCCCGGTATCGCTCTCCAATGCCATTCCACGAGCTGCCCTGGAGTTGCTGGTGTACTACTACCAGCACTATTACGGCGCCAATGAGTCAGGCGTGCGCGCCCGCGCGCCGTTTCGGGTGTCGTCGGCGACGGTTGAGGAGGCCAGTGCGCTGTTTTGCCACGAGGATGCTGTTGCCGACTTCAAGGTGCTCAAGCAACAGCTCGGCATGCATGGTGTGACGGTGCCGGCGCTCTACAAGCATTACACCGAGCTGTGCACGTCAGGCGGTGTGCAGTTCCTGGACTTCAGCGTCGATGCCGACTTTGGTTACTGCGTGGACGGTCTGGTTCGGGTCGAGGTCGCAAAGGTGAAGGCGAAGAAGCGGGCGCGCTATATGGGCGAGTGA
- a CDS encoding SRPBCC family protein, translating to MATIEHSATLPATPERVFELLKRVEDFAEYSDLIESIEPLGDDRYRWHVRAVGVDWTFDVAITESRAPERLAWESIDGVKNQGCYRLTPVPEGTHVSLTLDYVIKNRLVERAVNKAARPLVSRVSRQILERVEARL from the coding sequence ATGGCCACTATCGAACACAGCGCGACATTGCCGGCGACGCCGGAGCGGGTCTTCGAGCTACTCAAGAGGGTCGAGGACTTCGCCGAGTATTCTGACCTGATCGAGTCCATCGAGCCCCTGGGGGATGACCGCTACCGCTGGCATGTCAGGGCGGTCGGCGTCGACTGGACCTTCGACGTGGCGATTACAGAATCCCGTGCCCCGGAGCGGTTGGCCTGGGAGTCCATCGACGGGGTGAAGAATCAGGGCTGTTATCGACTGACGCCGGTGCCTGAAGGGACGCATGTTTCCCTCACGCTCGACTACGTGATCAAGAATCGCCTGGTGGAGCGGGCCGTCAACAAGGCGGCCCGCCCGCTGGTGAGCAGGGTCAGCCGACAGATTCTCGAACGCGTCGAGGCGCGGCTATGA
- a CDS encoding DUF2789 domain-containing protein, whose protein sequence is MEHGVHPFSELFEQLGLPADNASIQAFIERHAPLPDDVGLAEAPFWNQSQAELIRSALEEDADWAEVVDQLNAALRGA, encoded by the coding sequence ATGGAACATGGCGTACACCCCTTCAGTGAACTCTTTGAACAGCTCGGCCTTCCCGCCGACAACGCCTCCATCCAGGCCTTTATCGAGCGTCATGCGCCACTTCCCGACGACGTGGGGCTGGCCGAAGCCCCCTTCTGGAACCAGTCACAGGCAGAGCTGATTCGCAGCGCCCTGGAAGAAGACGCCGACTGGGCAGAAGTGGTCGATCAGTTGAATGCGGCGCTGCGCGGGGCCTGA